The following coding sequences lie in one Lolium perenne isolate Kyuss_39 chromosome 2, Kyuss_2.0, whole genome shotgun sequence genomic window:
- the LOC127329872 gene encoding uncharacterized protein: MVSPRHIVAPMSVFRRFPEFYTPPAHLRGHMGHTLHLRGHMVHTLRLRIHTPNHLQMLHLQVAVVETVPPYPPPGPYGSYPPPPYPYAPYGPYPPAPSEAPAPSSESNAAETIVPPRAKRLDWTVQEEEKLVNAWLFNSKDSVAGNCKTGTSFWGQIAATFNSTSDPSRHRTSKQLKDHWNAYNKEVSLFNAYHIQETNMRQSGADDAMVMKAAMERYANDKRVTQPFRKHHWWDAVKNEAKWKGQHGPGSRTDSTSKRSRLGPSGEYSSSDTTGDTEEERPTGRDRAKAAARKGRRKGKETSSSSEVGSKSFAMSNMMKGLVKAKLFKQWNKMKDRSTVDMNEAEKRKHAKAMKMVEKELGLEDDDDEEEEQEQEEEE, encoded by the exons ATGGTCTCTCCCCGACACATCGTCGCACCAATGTCGGTTTTTCGCCGCTTCCCCGAGTTCTATACCCCTCCGGCACACCTCCGGGGCCATATGGGCCATACGCTCCACCTCCGGGGCCATATGGTTCATACCCTCCGCCTCCGTATCCATACCCCCAACCACCTCCAAATGCTCCACCTACAGGTAGCGGTAGTGGAAACTGTACCTCCTTACCCACCTCCGGGGCCGTACGGTTCATACCCTCCACCTCCCTATCCATACGCGCCATATGGTCCGTACCCCCCAGCACCTTCTGAAGCTCCCGCTCCAAGCTCCGAGTCCAATGCCGCGGAAACAATCGTACCACCGCGTGCAAAGAGGCTTGACTGGACTGTCCAGGAAGAGGAAAAACTG GTTAATGCTTGGCTTTTTAACTCCAAGGACTCTGTTGCCGGTAATTGCAAGACCGGCACTAGTTTTTGGGGTCAGATAGCTGCAACCTTCAACTCTACCTCGGATCCTTCCCGTCATCGGACCTCGAAGCAGCTGAAGGATCATTGGAACGCCTACAacaaggaggtgtccctgttcaaTGCATACCACATCCAAGAAACAAATATGCGTCAGAGTGGAGCAGACGATGCTATGGTCATGAAGGCGGCAATGGAGAGGTACGCGAATGACAAAAGAGTGACTCAGCCGTTCAGAAAGCACCACTGGTGGGATGCTGTAAAAAATGAAGCGAAGTGGAAAGGACAACATGGTCCTGGTAGTCGAACCGACTCCACTTCCAAGAGAAGCCGTCTAGGACCTTCTGGTGAGTACAGCTCTAGCGACACGACAGGCGACACGGAGGAAGAGCGTCCAACGGGCCGCGATAGGGCCAAGGCCGCGGCACGTAAGGGCAGGAGGAAGGGGAAGGAAACCTCATCAAGCAGTGAGGTAGGAAGTAAATCCTTCGCGATGAGTAACATGATGAAGGGTTTAGTGAAGGCTAAGCTATTCAagcaatggaacaaaatgaaAGACCGATCAACCGTCGACATGAACGAAGCAGAAAAGCGCAAACATGCGAAGGCCATGAAGATGGTGGAAAAAGAGCTTGGTCTGGaagatgatgacgacgaggaggaggagcaggaacaagaggaagaagagtag